One genomic window of Caenorhabditis elegans chromosome I includes the following:
- the rpl-27A gene encoding Large ribosomal subunit protein uL15 (Confirmed by transcript evidence), whose protein sequence is MRVFHLNKNQHYCPTVNVERLWSLVPQEVRDKATGGKSPVIDCTKLGYFKVLGKGLLPETPLIVKARFFSHEAEQKIKKAGGACVLVA, encoded by the exons ATGAGAGTGTTCCATCTCAACAAGAACCAACACTACTGCCCAACCGTCAACGTCGAGCGTTTGTGGTCTCTTGTCCCACAGGAGGTTCGCGACAAGGCCACCGGAGGCAAATCCCCAGTCATTGACTGCACCAAGCTTGGATACTTCAAG GTTCTCGGAAAAGGACTCCTCCCAGAGACTCCACTCATCGTTAAAGCCAGATTCTTCTCCCACGAGGCTGAGCAAAAGATCAAGAAGGCCGGAGGAGCTTGTGTTTTGGTGGCTTAA
- the arl-13 gene encoding ADP-ribosylation factor-like protein 13B (Confirmed by transcript evidence), whose amino-acid sequence MARAKKDRNEYQEQFVRFIDSISEHYVELSEGVKTAELALRIRQEEAKEQRRLMQMKVEHDALKADVAGLELRNQPPVQPPIPPDPPSDPKSASVHIEESPPMSLASSTIPSDIIQSTPETGTPRDPVNFCRISQTSTKPVSPESNSVKEEPTIILKDNYFLPPKAPGRQYSRIQRIQNVLNNRVVPK is encoded by the exons ATGGCGAGGGCGAAAAAGGATAGAAATGAGTATCAGGAGCAGTTTGTCAGATTCATCGATTCT atttctgagCACTATGTGGAATTATCCGAGGGTGTTAAAACCGCCGAGTTGGCGTTGAGGATCCGTCAGGAAGAAGCCAAAGAACAACGGAGACTGATGCAAATGAAAGTGGAGCACGATGCTTTGAAAGCCGACGTGGCTGGCCTGGAACTTCGGAACCAACCACCTGTGCAACCACCGATCCCGCCTGATCCTCCATCGGATCCGAAGTCCGCGTCGGTTCATATTGAAGAAAGTCCGCCGATGTCGCTTGCCAGCTCGACAATACCATCAGATATCATTCAGAGCACGCCTGAAACAGGAACTCCACGAGATCCTGTAAA tttttgcagAATCTCACAAACAAGCACGAAGCCTGTTTCGCCGGAATCTAACAGTGTTAAAGAAGAGCCAACTATCATTCTGAAAGACAACTATTTCTTGCCACCAAAAGCGCCTGGTCGACAATATAGCCGGATACAAAGGATTCAAAACGTTCTGAACAATCGAGTAGTGCCAAAATAA
- the phb-1 gene encoding Mitochondrial prohibitin complex protein 1 (Confirmed by transcript evidence), with protein sequence MAASAQKLLGRLGTVGVGLSIAGGIAQTALYNVDGGQRAVIFDRFSGVKNEVVGEGTHFLIPWVQKPIIFDIRSTPRAVTTITGSKDLQNVNITLRILHRPSPDRLPNIYLNIGLDYAERVLPSITNEVLKAVVAQFDAHEMITQREVVSQRASVALRERAAQFGLLLDDIAITHLNFGREFTEAVEMKQVAQQEAEKARYLVEKAEQMKIAAVTTAEGDAQAAKLLAKAFASAGDGLVELRKIEAAEEIAERMAKNKNVTYLPGNQQTLLNLQS encoded by the exons ATGGCTGCATCTGCACAGAAGCTTTTGGGTCGCTTGGGAACTGTCGGAGTGGGCCTTTCCATCGCTGGAGGAATCGCACAAACTGCTCTTTACAATGTTGATGGAGGTCAACGAGCAGTCATCTTCGACCGATTCAGTGGAGTGAAAAACGAGGTCGTCGGAGAAGGAACTCATTTCTTAATTCCATGGGTACAAAAACCAATCATTTTTGATATCCGGTCAACGCCGAGAGCCGTCACCACCATCACTGGAAGTAAAGACTTGCAAAACGTCAACATTACTCTCCGTATCCTTCACAGACCAAGCCCCGATCGTCTTCCAAACATCTACCTGAACATTGGTTTGGACTACGCAGAAAGAGTCCTTCCTTCCATTACAAATGAAGTTTTGAAGGCTGTTGtg GCGCAATTCGATGCTCATGAGATGATCACCCAGCGTGAGGTTGTCTCCCAACGGGCGTCCGTGGCTCTTCGTGAACGTGCTGCACAGTTCGGACTTCTCCTTGATGATATTGCAATT ACCCACTTGAACTTTGGACGTGAATTCACTGAAGCCGTCGAAATGAAGCAAGTCGCACAGCAAGAAGCCGAAAAAGCGAGATACCTTGTCGAGAAGGCTGAACAAATGAAGATCGCCGCCGTTACCACCGCCGAAGGAGATGCTCAAGCCGCAAAGCTTCTTGCCAAGGCCTTTGCCTCTGCCGGAGACGGACTTGTCGAGCTCAGAAAGATTGAGGCCGCCGAAGAGATCGCCGAGCGTATGGCCAAGAACAAGAATGTCACCTATCTTCCAGGAAACCAACAAACCCTTCTCAACCTTCAATCCTAA
- the rpl-27A gene encoding Large ribosomal subunit protein uL15 (Confirmed by transcript evidence), with protein MAHALRKTRKLRGHVSHGHGRIGKHRKHPGGRGNAGGQHHHRINRDKYHPGYFGKVGMRVFHLNKNQHYCPTVNVERLWSLVPQEVRDKATGGKSPVIDCTKLGYFKVLGKGLLPETPLIVKARFFSHEAEQKIKKAGGACVLVA; from the exons ATGGCTCACGCGTTGAGAAAGACAAGAAAGCTCCGTGGTCACGTCTCGCACGGACACGGACGTATTGGAAAGCACAGGAAGCATCCTGGAGGTCGCGGTAACGCCGGAGGTCAACATCACCACCGTATCAACCGTGACAAGTACCATCCTGGATACTTCGGAAAG gttggAATGAGAGTGTTCCATCTCAACAAGAACCAACACTACTGCCCAACCGTCAACGTCGAGCGTTTGTGGTCTCTTGTCCCACAGGAGGTTCGCGACAAGGCCACCGGAGGCAAATCCCCAGTCATTGACTGCACCAAGCTTGGATACTTCAAG GTTCTCGGAAAAGGACTCCTCCCAGAGACTCCACTCATCGTTAAAGCCAGATTCTTCTCCCACGAGGCTGAGCAAAAGATCAAGAAGGCCGGAGGAGCTTGTGTTTTGGTGGCTTAA
- the rplp-1 gene encoding Large ribosomal subunit protein P1 (Partially confirmed by transcript evidence), giving the protein MASNQELACVYAALILQDDEVAITGEKIATLLKAANVEFEPYWPGLFAKALEGVDVKNLITSVSSGAGSGPAPAAAAAAPAAGGAAPAAETKKKEEPKEESDDDMGFGLFD; this is encoded by the exons ATGGCTTCGAACCAAGAACTGGCTTGCGTCTACGCTGCTCTCATCCTTCAAGATGACGAGGTCGCCATCACCGGCGAGAAGATCGCTACCCTTCTCAAGGCCGCCAACGTCGAGTTCGAGCCATACTGGCCAGGACTCTTCGCCAAGGCTCTCGAGGGAGTTGATGTGAAG AACCTCATCACTTCTGTCTCTTCCGGAGCCGGATCTGGACCAGCTCCAGCCGCCGCCGCTGCTGCTCCAGCTGCTGGAGGAGCCGCCCCAGCTGCCGAGACCAAGAAGAAGGAGGAGCCAAAGGAGGAATCCGATGACGACATGGGCTTCGGTCTCTTCGACTAA
- the arl-13 gene encoding ADP-ribosylation factor-like protein 13B (Confirmed by transcript evidence), whose amino-acid sequence MARAKKDRNEYQEQFVRFIDSISEHYVELSEGVKTAELALRIRQEEAKEQRRLMQMKVEHDALKADVAGLELRNQPPVQPPIPPDPPSDPKSASVHIEESPPMSLASSTIPSDIIQSTPETGTPRDPVKISQTSTKPVSPESNSVKEEPTIILKDNYFLPPKAPGRQYSRIQRIQNVLNNRVVPK is encoded by the exons ATGGCGAGGGCGAAAAAGGATAGAAATGAGTATCAGGAGCAGTTTGTCAGATTCATCGATTCT atttctgagCACTATGTGGAATTATCCGAGGGTGTTAAAACCGCCGAGTTGGCGTTGAGGATCCGTCAGGAAGAAGCCAAAGAACAACGGAGACTGATGCAAATGAAAGTGGAGCACGATGCTTTGAAAGCCGACGTGGCTGGCCTGGAACTTCGGAACCAACCACCTGTGCAACCACCGATCCCGCCTGATCCTCCATCGGATCCGAAGTCCGCGTCGGTTCATATTGAAGAAAGTCCGCCGATGTCGCTTGCCAGCTCGACAATACCATCAGATATCATTCAGAGCACGCCTGAAACAGGAACTCCACGAGATCCTGTAAA AATCTCACAAACAAGCACGAAGCCTGTTTCGCCGGAATCTAACAGTGTTAAAGAAGAGCCAACTATCATTCTGAAAGACAACTATTTCTTGCCACCAAAAGCGCCTGGTCGACAATATAGCCGGATACAAAGGATTCAAAACGTTCTGAACAATCGAGTAGTGCCAAAATAA